A genomic stretch from Actinomadura rubteroloni includes:
- a CDS encoding NADPH:quinone reductase encodes MRAVVYAENGPSDVLKLVEREPREPGPGEVRVRVVVSGVNPTDWKQRQGSPVDGEAVPNQDGAGVVDAVGPGVEGLLPGDRVWTMMSAHYGPLSGTAQEYTVLPAERVFPLPDGASFDLGASVGVPAVTAHRALTVAEDGPSRLAPGALAGRTVLVPGGAGAVGHAAIQLARWAGATVISTVSGDAKAELVRAAGAHDVVFYTRPDAADAIRRAAPDGVDIVVEVAASANAALNASVLRTGGTVAVYGNERGGGALTLDFGANLFLNARYQFLVLYTLAPSALRAGAEDVGAALRDGALPVGADAGLPLHRHPLAETAAAHDAVEGGAVGKVLIDVSAP; translated from the coding sequence ATGAGAGCTGTTGTTTATGCGGAGAACGGGCCGTCCGACGTCCTGAAGCTCGTGGAGCGGGAGCCGCGCGAGCCGGGGCCGGGCGAGGTGCGGGTGAGGGTCGTCGTGTCGGGCGTGAACCCGACGGACTGGAAGCAGCGGCAGGGCAGCCCCGTCGACGGCGAGGCCGTGCCGAACCAGGACGGAGCGGGCGTCGTGGACGCGGTCGGCCCCGGCGTCGAGGGCCTGCTGCCGGGCGACCGCGTCTGGACGATGATGTCCGCGCACTACGGGCCGCTGTCGGGCACGGCGCAGGAGTACACCGTCCTGCCCGCCGAGCGCGTGTTCCCGCTGCCGGACGGCGCGAGCTTCGACCTCGGCGCGTCCGTGGGCGTCCCGGCGGTGACGGCGCACCGCGCGCTGACCGTCGCCGAGGACGGGCCGTCCCGGCTCGCGCCGGGCGCGCTCGCGGGGCGGACGGTGCTCGTCCCCGGCGGCGCGGGCGCGGTCGGGCACGCGGCGATCCAGCTCGCCCGCTGGGCCGGCGCGACGGTGATCAGCACGGTCAGCGGGGACGCCAAGGCCGAGCTGGTGCGGGCGGCCGGGGCGCACGACGTCGTGTTCTACACGCGTCCGGACGCCGCCGACGCGATCCGCCGGGCCGCCCCGGACGGCGTGGACATCGTGGTCGAGGTCGCCGCGTCCGCCAACGCCGCGCTGAATGCGTCCGTGCTCCGGACGGGCGGGACCGTCGCCGTCTACGGCAACGAGCGCGGCGGCGGCGCGCTCACGCTGGACTTCGGCGCGAACCTTTTCCTCAACGCGCGCTACCAGTTCCTCGTCCTCTACACCCTGGCCCCTTCCGCGCTGCGGGCGGGCGCCGAGGACGTCGGCGCCGCGCTGCGCGACGGGGCGCTGCCCGTCGGCGCGGACGCCGGGCTCCCCCTGCACCGCCACCCGCTCGCCGAGACCGCCGCCGCGCACGACGCGGTGGAGGGCGGCGCGGTCGGCAAGGTGCTGATCGACGTCAGCGCGCCCTAG
- a CDS encoding HAD family hydrolase → MPFDAVLFDLDNTLLDHDGAAAEAVTAAFPDVDPDVLVPRWAELTDIAVDRYLAGELTFAEQRRFRITALAADLGLGAWDDARADAWIAAYVPRYEAAWRPFPDAAPALAALAGLRLGVITNGHPAQQRAKVAALGLELPYVLTSAEAGCAKPAARIFTTACAALGLAPARVAYVGDRLDVDARGASSAGLRGVWLDRSGAGPDVPDVPRVTTLTDAVALLTRPAG, encoded by the coding sequence GTGCCCTTCGACGCCGTGCTGTTCGACCTCGACAACACGCTGCTGGACCACGACGGCGCCGCGGCCGAGGCCGTCACCGCCGCGTTCCCGGACGTCGACCCCGATGTGCTCGTCCCGCGCTGGGCGGAGCTGACGGACATCGCCGTGGACCGGTACCTCGCGGGCGAGCTGACCTTCGCCGAGCAGCGCCGGTTCCGGATCACCGCGCTCGCCGCCGACCTCGGCCTCGGCGCCTGGGACGACGCCCGCGCCGACGCCTGGATCGCCGCGTACGTGCCGCGCTATGAGGCGGCGTGGCGTCCGTTCCCCGACGCGGCGCCCGCGCTGGCGGCCCTCGCCGGGCTGCGGCTCGGCGTGATCACCAACGGCCATCCCGCGCAGCAGCGGGCCAAAGTCGCGGCGCTCGGGCTCGAACTCCCCTACGTCCTGACGTCCGCCGAGGCCGGGTGCGCCAAGCCCGCCGCGCGGATCTTCACGACGGCGTGCGCGGCGCTCGGGCTCGCTCCCGCCCGCGTCGCCTACGTCGGCGACCGGCTGGACGTGGACGCGCGCGGCGCTTCGTCCGCGGGCCTGCGCGGCGTGTGGCTCGACCGGTCCGGCGCCGGGCCGGACGTGCCGGATGTGCCGCGCGTCACCACGCTGACGGACGCCGTCGCGCTGCTGACCCGTCCTGCGGGGTAG
- a CDS encoding MarR family winged helix-turn-helix transcriptional regulator — MSSEPWDLPLRLLLGFRAIIDDVHVELAAAGHPDLRPMHGFVFQAIGPDGTTAAELGRRLGVSKQAAGKTLDALARAGYVERGRDPRDARRRTVRLTPRAHDALARSAAGFARARQRWADALGDDRVRALERDLAAVTPADVWRLDLPGWFGPA, encoded by the coding sequence ATGTCAAGCGAACCCTGGGACCTCCCGCTGCGCCTGCTCCTCGGCTTCCGCGCGATCATCGACGACGTCCACGTCGAACTCGCCGCCGCGGGCCACCCGGACCTGCGGCCCATGCACGGCTTCGTCTTCCAGGCCATCGGCCCGGACGGCACCACCGCCGCCGAGCTGGGCCGCCGCCTCGGGGTGTCCAAGCAGGCGGCGGGCAAGACGCTGGACGCCCTCGCCCGGGCCGGCTACGTCGAGCGCGGGCGCGACCCCCGCGACGCGCGGCGGCGGACCGTCCGGCTGACGCCGCGCGCCCACGACGCGCTCGCGCGGTCGGCCGCCGGGTTCGCGCGGGCGCGGCAGCGGTGGGCGGACGCGCTCGGCGACGACCGCGTCCGGGCGCTGGAACGCGACCTTGCCGCCGTCACGCCCGCCGACGTCTGGCGCCTGGACCTGCCCGGCTGGTTCGGCCCCGCCTAG
- a CDS encoding cupin domain-containing protein yields MTVIRHADARRTETPNAVMTTLASPAQGGADLSVWRTEMGGGAAGPRHTSGTGQVWTFLTGSAAVDLGGDRLDLAEGDTAVLPADVPRQVTAGPDGFTAVVAAQAGTVVYDVGGRDERIVPDWVR; encoded by the coding sequence ATGACTGTCATCCGCCACGCCGACGCCCGGCGCACCGAGACCCCGAACGCCGTCATGACCACGCTCGCCTCGCCCGCCCAGGGCGGCGCCGACCTGTCCGTCTGGCGGACCGAGATGGGCGGCGGCGCGGCCGGCCCCCGGCACACGTCCGGCACCGGGCAGGTCTGGACGTTCCTCACCGGTTCGGCGGCCGTCGACCTCGGCGGCGACCGGCTCGACCTGGCCGAGGGCGACACCGCCGTGCTGCCCGCCGACGTTCCGCGCCAGGTCACGGCCGGGCCGGACGGGTTCACCGCCGTCGTCGCCGCGCAGGCCGGGACCGTCGTCTACGACGTGGGCGGAAGGGACGAGCGGATCGTCCCGGACTGGGTCCGCTAG
- a CDS encoding response regulator, whose amino-acid sequence MRVVIAEDLALLRDGLIRLLEAFGFEVVAAVDNGPSLLRALTEHRPDVAVVDVRLPPTFTDEGLRAALEARKERPGLPVLVLSQHVERLYARELLSDGSGGIGYLLKDRVSDVAQFVDAVKRVAAGGTALDPDVVATLLTRHAAEEPVQRLTPREREVLGLMAEGRSNAAIAARLVVTEKAIGKHTANIFAKLDLPVSEDDNRRVLAVLAYLNV is encoded by the coding sequence GTGCGCGTTGTCATCGCCGAGGACCTCGCCCTCCTCCGGGACGGGCTGATCCGCCTGCTGGAGGCGTTCGGGTTCGAGGTCGTCGCGGCGGTGGACAACGGTCCGTCGCTGCTGCGGGCGCTCACCGAGCACCGTCCGGACGTGGCGGTCGTGGACGTCCGGCTGCCGCCCACCTTCACCGACGAGGGGCTGCGCGCCGCGCTGGAGGCCCGCAAGGAGCGGCCGGGGCTGCCGGTGCTCGTCCTGTCGCAGCACGTGGAGCGGCTGTACGCGCGCGAGCTGCTGTCGGACGGCTCGGGCGGCATCGGCTACCTGCTGAAGGACCGCGTGTCGGACGTCGCCCAGTTCGTGGACGCCGTCAAACGCGTCGCGGCGGGCGGGACCGCGCTGGACCCCGACGTCGTCGCGACCCTGCTCACCCGGCACGCCGCCGAGGAGCCGGTGCAGCGGCTGACGCCCCGCGAGCGCGAGGTGCTGGGGCTGATGGCCGAGGGACGGTCGAACGCGGCGATCGCGGCGCGCCTGGTCGTCACCGAGAAGGCGATCGGCAAGCACACCGCGAACATCTTCGCCAAGCTCGACCTGCCGGTGTCGGAGGACGACAACCGCCGCGTCCTGGCCGTCCTGGCCTACCTCAACGTCTAG
- a CDS encoding sensor histidine kinase gives MDAQAGRRAAGTAARGLAVAAVALAAGIPLLVITVVSLALIPAAGVGLVLAPVALLSVRALADQQRTWAADWTGVEIARPYRPEPAGRSPWRRAAWVLGDPATWRDVLWLLVNIPVGFVLGLVPGACLVYGLEGIAVAPWLARISGYGWGPFWPLADYGISGTAATLVLAALLVLAGLPLAPALLRAHARFSRSLLAPTRDALERRVAHLATTREEAVDASAAELRRIERDLHDGAQARLVALSMNIGLAEELMRRDPETAARLLAEARQASGTALTELRDLVRGIHPPVLAERGLDGGVRALALSLPIPVDVSVELPGRPDAPVESAGYFAVAEALANVVKHSGAARAWVELDHDGRRLRAIVGDDGTGGAAVTPGGGLAGVERRLAAFDGTMAVTSPPGGPTIVTLELPCALSSPRTSPSSGTG, from the coding sequence ATGGATGCCCAGGCCGGACGGCGTGCGGCCGGCACGGCGGCGCGCGGGCTCGCGGTCGCGGCGGTGGCGCTCGCGGCGGGGATCCCGCTGCTGGTGATCACGGTCGTGTCGCTGGCGCTGATCCCGGCGGCGGGGGTGGGGCTCGTCCTCGCGCCCGTCGCCCTGCTGTCGGTGCGCGCCCTGGCCGACCAGCAGCGGACGTGGGCGGCGGACTGGACGGGCGTGGAGATCGCGCGCCCCTACCGTCCCGAGCCCGCGGGCCGGTCGCCATGGCGGCGCGCAGCGTGGGTGCTCGGCGACCCCGCGACCTGGCGGGACGTCCTGTGGTTGCTGGTGAACATCCCGGTCGGGTTCGTGCTCGGGCTCGTCCCGGGCGCGTGCCTGGTCTACGGGCTGGAGGGCATCGCGGTCGCGCCCTGGCTCGCCCGCATCAGCGGCTACGGCTGGGGCCCGTTCTGGCCGCTGGCCGACTACGGGATTTCGGGCACCGCCGCGACGCTCGTGCTCGCGGCGCTGCTCGTCCTCGCGGGCCTGCCGCTCGCCCCGGCGCTACTCCGCGCGCACGCCCGGTTCTCCCGGTCGCTGCTCGCCCCGACCCGCGACGCGCTCGAACGCCGCGTCGCGCACCTGGCCACGACGCGCGAGGAGGCCGTGGACGCGTCCGCCGCCGAGCTGCGCCGCATCGAGCGGGACCTGCACGACGGCGCGCAGGCCCGGCTGGTCGCGCTCAGCATGAACATCGGGCTGGCCGAGGAGCTGATGCGCCGCGACCCCGAGACGGCGGCGCGGCTGCTGGCCGAGGCGCGCCAGGCGAGCGGGACGGCGCTGACCGAGCTGCGCGACCTGGTGCGCGGCATCCATCCCCCGGTGCTCGCCGAACGCGGCCTGGACGGCGGCGTGCGGGCGCTCGCGCTGTCCCTCCCGATCCCGGTGGACGTGTCCGTCGAGCTGCCCGGACGCCCCGACGCCCCGGTCGAGTCGGCGGGGTACTTCGCGGTCGCCGAGGCGCTCGCGAACGTCGTCAAGCACAGCGGCGCGGCCCGCGCGTGGGTCGAGCTGGACCACGACGGACGGCGGCTGCGGGCCATCGTCGGCGACGACGGGACGGGCGGCGCCGCGGTGACGCCCGGCGGCGGCCTCGCGGGCGTGGAACGGCGGCTGGCGGCGTTCGATGGCACGATGGCGGTGACGAGCCCGCCCGGCGGGCCGACGATCGTCACCCTGGAGCTGCCGTGCGCGTTGTCATCGCCGAGGACCTCGCCCTCCTCCGGGACGGGCTGA
- a CDS encoding TRAFAC clade GTPase domain-containing protein, translated as MSEPPAPEVPSKIEGPFLMPPAESDRPAPEPQAERGAPDPSPAAGSSGAAVSSARLPHTAQEARSSGPQPVREPAPARGRAKREPGPADGPAGRKMTCPYCLSDFDWNKAPLVDRDEEGVETPLRPEPGESDARWRTRTMHAWRICDVTGEDHYIPASLGGMKPLIIGLVGKTSSGKSHLLAAMMKELENAALKITHRLNVLPLDARLQRTLTEKYQLGLLNDRRVLPRTFRGTPEFTCAYRVTSGHTGEQYALLVFDVAGEIFTAGETAAMTPFMAVADALIFVADGADLDVRPGAPVADPGFTAVLTHVDQVRARGGQQFLPVPAALVVAKSDKLRTFPEVDRWIARDDDLDLTTVEQESEDAYAFLRARGAGSWLAPVQECSDATLHFASATGVDPEDGEYPERSFRRQRVLRPLLALLAMRGVLPRRMIDPEAS; from the coding sequence GTGAGCGAGCCACCGGCTCCGGAAGTCCCGTCGAAGATCGAGGGACCGTTCCTGATGCCGCCCGCCGAGAGCGACCGGCCCGCGCCGGAGCCGCAGGCCGAGCGCGGCGCCCCCGACCCGTCCCCGGCGGCCGGGAGCAGCGGCGCGGCGGTGTCCAGCGCGCGGCTCCCGCACACCGCCCAGGAGGCGCGGTCGTCCGGTCCGCAGCCGGTCCGCGAGCCCGCCCCGGCGCGCGGGAGGGCCAAGCGCGAGCCCGGCCCGGCCGACGGCCCCGCCGGACGCAAGATGACGTGCCCGTACTGCCTCAGCGACTTCGACTGGAACAAGGCGCCGCTCGTCGACCGCGACGAGGAGGGCGTCGAGACGCCGCTGCGCCCCGAGCCCGGCGAGTCGGACGCCCGCTGGCGCACCCGCACGATGCACGCCTGGCGGATCTGCGACGTGACGGGCGAGGACCACTACATCCCCGCGTCGCTCGGCGGGATGAAGCCGCTGATCATCGGACTCGTCGGCAAGACCAGCTCCGGCAAGTCGCACCTGCTCGCGGCGATGATGAAGGAGCTGGAGAACGCCGCGCTCAAGATCACCCACCGGCTCAACGTCCTGCCGCTGGACGCGAGGCTCCAGCGGACGCTCACCGAGAAGTACCAGCTCGGCCTGCTCAACGACCGCAGGGTCCTGCCCCGCACGTTCCGGGGCACGCCGGAGTTCACCTGCGCCTACCGCGTCACCAGCGGGCACACCGGCGAGCAGTACGCGCTGCTGGTCTTCGACGTCGCGGGCGAGATCTTCACCGCCGGGGAGACGGCCGCGATGACGCCGTTCATGGCCGTCGCGGACGCGCTGATCTTCGTGGCGGACGGCGCGGACCTCGACGTCCGGCCCGGCGCGCCCGTCGCCGACCCCGGCTTCACCGCCGTCCTCACCCACGTCGACCAGGTGCGGGCGCGCGGCGGGCAGCAGTTCCTGCCCGTCCCGGCGGCGCTGGTCGTCGCCAAGTCCGACAAGCTCCGGACGTTCCCCGAGGTCGACCGGTGGATCGCCCGCGACGACGACCTCGACCTCACGACCGTCGAGCAGGAGTCCGAGGACGCCTACGCATTCCTGCGGGCGCGCGGCGCGGGCTCGTGGCTGGCGCCCGTCCAGGAGTGCTCGGACGCCACGCTGCACTTCGCGTCCGCGACCGGCGTGGACCCCGAGGACGGCGAGTACCCCGAACGCTCCTTCCGGCGCCAGCGCGTGCTCCGGCCGCTGCTGGCACTGCTCGCGATGCGGGGCGTCCTGCCCCGGCGGATGATCGACCCGGAGGCGTCATGA